Proteins found in one Arthrobacter sp. U41 genomic segment:
- a CDS encoding HupE/UreJ family protein yields the protein MFVLRHRASLFTLPCSLALLTAVLLTLGAPPASAHVRESPGYSTVRGEGAQVVYTLSLEYELLARAVDLGPEAAAAADDSARRGALQNARPALQTYLAERLTVSLDNARCAPELAGTSTEEHDGAPFARLDLRYSCPGENGEYRIRYDVFSPRDAVVDGHTNIVDYSLSGAQGREMLDAGHREFVAGSSSPAAAVGRFGAMGVEHLLTGMDHVLFVVALLLGAARPRQLVAVLSMFTLAHSLTLGAALLGLVHVPAEIVEPLIALSIVFVAVENLLGARGRMPVTFLFGLVHGLGFAGSLQVDGRVDWSMLLSLFSFNLGIEVAQLLLVLVGFPLILLVRRTRFAVPAVRGATTTVAVIGFFWFVERFFSG from the coding sequence GTGTTCGTCCTGCGCCACCGCGCCTCGCTCTTCACCCTCCCCTGCTCGCTGGCCCTGTTGACAGCCGTCCTGCTGACCCTTGGTGCACCGCCAGCTTCCGCCCACGTGCGGGAAAGTCCGGGTTACTCGACGGTCCGCGGCGAGGGCGCGCAGGTGGTCTACACCCTCAGCCTGGAGTATGAGCTGCTGGCCCGGGCCGTGGACCTGGGCCCGGAGGCGGCCGCCGCCGCAGACGACTCCGCCCGGCGGGGGGCGCTGCAGAACGCCCGCCCGGCCCTGCAGACGTATCTGGCTGAGCGGCTCACCGTCTCCCTCGATAACGCCCGCTGCGCGCCGGAGCTCGCCGGCACCTCCACGGAAGAGCACGATGGCGCGCCCTTTGCCCGCCTGGACCTTCGCTACAGCTGCCCCGGTGAGAACGGCGAGTACCGCATTCGCTACGACGTCTTCTCCCCTAGGGACGCCGTCGTCGATGGGCACACCAACATCGTCGACTACAGCCTCAGTGGCGCCCAGGGACGCGAGATGTTGGATGCTGGCCACCGGGAATTCGTGGCGGGCAGCTCTTCCCCGGCCGCGGCCGTCGGCCGCTTCGGCGCCATGGGAGTGGAGCACCTGCTCACAGGCATGGACCATGTCCTCTTCGTCGTCGCCCTCCTGCTGGGGGCGGCACGGCCGCGGCAGCTTGTGGCGGTACTGTCCATGTTCACCCTCGCGCACAGCCTCACCCTGGGAGCGGCGCTACTGGGCCTGGTCCACGTCCCCGCCGAGATCGTGGAGCCCCTCATCGCGCTCTCCATCGTCTTCGTGGCGGTGGAAAACCTGCTCGGCGCCCGCGGCCGTATGCCCGTGACCTTTCTGTTCGGCCTGGTCCATGGCCTCGGCTTCGCCGGGAGCCTGCAGGTCGACGGCCGGGTGGACTGGTCCATGCTGCTTTCCCTGTTCAGCTTCAACCTCGGCATCGAAGTCGCCCAGCTGTTGCTGGTGCTCGTCGGCTTCCCCCTGATCCTGCTCGTGCGCCGGACCCGCTTCGCGGTTCCGGCGGTACGCGGGGCGACCACCACGGTCGCAGTCATAGGCTTCTTCTGGTTCGTCGAAAGGTTCTTTTCCGGATGA
- a CDS encoding ATP-binding cassette domain-containing protein, which translates to MTFRPAPLRAAAVLAVVFIAARVIYRILFNGAGIGEPVLLDLSAIRLPAPYAHVVLLGPVTAPGLWAAVLSALPIAGMFLAFGLLNALVDVARGFVHLARRGPMQGVARMLVVAWAALPALSDAVTSVRLAFRLRGERFGPRALVPVLERTLEHAGRVAAALELRGFGSGAAHQPGQGTETPVLVRDAHFRIGDAQVRVAGFTPSSGSITVITGPTGSGKSTILRGIAGLLSHVDGGNISGTVRVAGTDRATTPPRYTARLIGVVLQNPRAAFASTRVRDEISLALELRGMASGTAKIRVLEVAERIGVSALLDRNVSTLSAGEATLVAIAAAVVDHPALLLVDEPLADLDTAARGHVIAVLDSLARDDGVCVIVAEHRAAPLVPVADSWWTIDDGALVPGATPSAPSLAGGARPTPIQPAEQVPVLTATKLAVHRKGKPLVHKASLTLHRGEVMALVGPNGAGKSSLLVALALGEGTVDGGTVDGGRVALVPDASDDLFTRDTVAGELRAAERRQTRAGRRSDRRNDQLPPRPAASHLARLRGEVRIPIGHEHPRDLSAGERRILAIALQTMDDPQVLLIDEPTRGLDPAARAAVSAALRAAADSGAAVLIATHDLDFAQDLGARILPMRDGVAPSSVAATAPEAPLPLPRQAGAAPWPRVLEQTDTQSPARQRLIRMPRGVELAVLAAANVLALAAFCWPLLAAAFPEDAAAALPYAALATAPLAVIAIAVSLDGSVRSAHTVALLGVLAAVGSAVRVASTGVGGVEAVFILLILAGRAFGPRFGMLLGAATIALSSALWGGIGPWTPFQIFACAWVGAGAGLLPRRVRGKAELWMLCGYGVLASYVFGLLTNLWFWPFAVGAGTGISYEPGAPLATNLSSFLLYSLVTSTAGWDTLRAITTVIGIAVVGRAIIAALRRVKPVYNDGGQATKAPPAVVPDLEEIRR; encoded by the coding sequence ATGACCTTTCGACCCGCGCCGTTACGCGCGGCGGCGGTCCTCGCCGTCGTCTTCATCGCGGCGCGGGTCATCTACCGCATCCTCTTCAACGGGGCGGGCATTGGCGAACCGGTGCTGCTCGACCTGTCGGCGATCCGGCTGCCAGCCCCGTACGCCCACGTGGTCCTCCTCGGTCCGGTTACGGCGCCCGGCCTGTGGGCGGCGGTCCTCTCCGCCCTGCCGATTGCCGGGATGTTCCTCGCTTTCGGCCTGCTCAACGCCTTGGTGGACGTGGCCCGCGGCTTCGTGCACCTGGCCCGCCGCGGCCCCATGCAGGGAGTAGCCCGGATGCTTGTGGTGGCGTGGGCGGCGCTCCCGGCGCTCTCCGACGCCGTGACCTCCGTCCGCCTGGCGTTTCGGTTGCGGGGCGAACGCTTCGGCCCCCGCGCCCTGGTGCCGGTGCTCGAGCGCACCCTCGAGCACGCGGGCCGGGTCGCCGCGGCCTTGGAGTTGCGCGGCTTCGGAAGCGGGGCCGCACACCAACCCGGCCAAGGTACCGAAACACCGGTCCTCGTCCGGGACGCACACTTCCGCATCGGCGACGCGCAGGTCCGCGTCGCCGGATTCACGCCGTCGAGCGGGTCCATAACGGTCATTACCGGACCGACCGGCTCCGGCAAATCCACCATCCTGCGGGGTATCGCAGGCCTCCTTTCACACGTTGACGGCGGGAATATTTCCGGCACCGTGCGCGTCGCCGGAACGGACCGTGCCACCACGCCGCCGCGCTATACCGCCCGCCTCATCGGCGTCGTACTGCAGAATCCCCGCGCAGCATTCGCCAGCACCCGGGTCCGGGACGAAATCTCCCTCGCACTTGAGCTGCGCGGCATGGCATCCGGGACCGCCAAGATCCGGGTGCTGGAGGTCGCGGAGCGTATCGGGGTGTCGGCGCTGCTGGACCGGAATGTCAGCACGCTCTCAGCGGGTGAGGCAACGCTCGTGGCCATCGCGGCCGCGGTGGTGGATCATCCGGCTCTGCTCCTGGTGGACGAGCCCTTGGCCGATCTTGACACCGCAGCACGCGGACACGTCATCGCCGTGCTTGACTCCCTCGCCCGCGACGACGGTGTCTGCGTCATCGTGGCGGAGCACCGGGCTGCGCCGCTGGTCCCCGTTGCCGACTCGTGGTGGACCATCGACGACGGCGCCCTGGTACCGGGTGCCACGCCATCCGCGCCGTCGCTCGCTGGCGGCGCCCGTCCAACGCCTATACAGCCGGCGGAGCAAGTGCCAGTGCTGACTGCGACAAAGCTCGCGGTGCACCGCAAGGGCAAGCCACTCGTGCACAAAGCATCCCTGACCCTGCACCGCGGTGAGGTGATGGCCCTGGTGGGGCCGAACGGCGCCGGGAAGTCGTCCCTCCTGGTGGCGCTCGCCCTCGGTGAGGGAACGGTCGACGGCGGCACGGTCGACGGCGGCCGGGTCGCCCTCGTTCCGGATGCCTCGGACGACCTCTTCACCAGGGATACGGTGGCCGGTGAGCTCCGCGCAGCAGAGCGGCGCCAGACGCGTGCCGGGCGCCGCTCAGACCGGCGCAATGACCAGCTTCCCCCAAGGCCCGCGGCGTCACACCTGGCCCGTCTTCGAGGAGAGGTCCGCATTCCCATCGGGCACGAGCATCCCCGGGACCTCTCGGCAGGAGAGCGCCGGATCCTTGCCATCGCGCTGCAGACCATGGACGACCCCCAGGTACTCCTGATCGATGAGCCCACCCGAGGACTCGATCCTGCGGCGCGGGCAGCAGTTTCGGCGGCGTTGCGGGCGGCAGCGGACTCGGGCGCGGCGGTCCTGATCGCCACGCACGACCTCGACTTTGCCCAAGACCTCGGCGCCCGGATCCTCCCGATGCGTGACGGCGTCGCACCCTCTTCCGTGGCGGCCACTGCACCAGAAGCACCCCTCCCGCTTCCCCGGCAAGCAGGTGCCGCACCGTGGCCACGGGTCCTTGAACAAACAGACACCCAGAGCCCGGCTAGGCAGCGCCTCATCCGGATGCCGCGGGGCGTCGAGCTCGCAGTTCTCGCGGCGGCAAACGTTCTGGCCCTCGCAGCGTTCTGCTGGCCGCTGCTCGCCGCGGCCTTCCCGGAGGATGCCGCTGCGGCCCTGCCCTACGCGGCGCTGGCCACTGCGCCGCTCGCCGTCATCGCCATCGCTGTGTCCCTCGACGGTTCGGTCCGCTCCGCTCACACGGTGGCGTTGCTCGGCGTCCTGGCCGCAGTGGGTTCCGCGGTGCGGGTGGCGAGCACCGGCGTCGGGGGTGTGGAGGCAGTGTTTATCCTGCTGATCCTGGCCGGCCGGGCCTTCGGCCCCCGCTTCGGTATGCTCCTCGGCGCCGCCACCATCGCCCTCTCAAGCGCTTTGTGGGGTGGCATCGGCCCCTGGACTCCGTTTCAGATCTTCGCCTGTGCGTGGGTGGGCGCGGGAGCCGGCCTGCTCCCCCGCCGGGTGCGGGGCAAAGCCGAGCTGTGGATGCTGTGCGGTTACGGCGTTCTGGCGTCCTACGTGTTCGGCCTGCTGACGAACCTTTGGTTCTGGCCCTTCGCGGTGGGCGCCGGCACCGGCATCTCCTACGAGCCCGGCGCGCCGCTGGCCACCAACCTCAGCAGCTTCCTGCTCTACTCGCTGGTGACCTCGACGGCGGGCTGGGACACCCTGCGTGCCATCACCACGGTCATCGGAATCGCTGTGGTGGGGCGGGCCATTATCGCCGCACTCCGGCGGGTGAAGCCGGTATACAACGACGGCGGGCAGGCCACCAAGGCCCCACCCGCCGTCGTACCTGATCTGGAGGAGATCAGGCGTTAG
- a CDS encoding SCO1664 family protein produces MFGETGQTVSGRELTLLTEGRVELLGRIPRSSNETFFVQVSCGDDSAYAVYKPEAGERPLSDFEPGLFRRERAAYLLSESLAWGLVPPTVIREEAPLGVGSLQWFIECDFQEHYFTLYEDAPETHGELARIALFDYVANNTDRKSGHVLRAHNGRIWGIDHGLCFSAGFKLRTVIWDFAGEPIPDALLEDIAPLAEAVPPEVADLLNEDEVSALQRRVQRLLQARVLPVDRTGMRYPWPLV; encoded by the coding sequence ATGTTCGGTGAAACGGGGCAGACGGTGTCCGGCCGGGAGCTGACGCTGCTCACCGAGGGCCGCGTTGAACTGCTCGGACGCATTCCGCGCAGCAGCAACGAAACGTTCTTCGTCCAAGTTTCCTGCGGGGACGACTCTGCGTATGCGGTCTACAAGCCGGAAGCCGGGGAAAGGCCGCTGTCCGATTTCGAGCCCGGGCTCTTCCGGCGGGAACGCGCGGCGTACCTGCTCAGCGAGTCCCTGGCGTGGGGACTCGTGCCGCCGACAGTGATCCGCGAGGAGGCGCCGCTGGGGGTCGGTTCGCTGCAGTGGTTCATCGAGTGCGACTTCCAGGAGCACTACTTCACGCTGTACGAGGATGCACCCGAGACCCACGGCGAGCTGGCGCGGATCGCCCTGTTCGATTACGTCGCCAACAACACCGACCGCAAAAGCGGTCACGTGCTGCGCGCCCATAACGGACGGATCTGGGGCATCGACCACGGGCTGTGCTTCTCGGCGGGCTTCAAGCTGCGCACCGTGATCTGGGACTTCGCCGGTGAACCCATTCCCGACGCCCTGCTCGAGGACATCGCCCCGCTCGCAGAGGCCGTGCCGCCCGAGGTGGCCGACCTCCTCAACGAGGACGAGGTCTCTGCGCTGCAGCGCCGCGTGCAGCGCCTGCTGCAGGCCCGAGTGCTACCGGTCGACCGCACCGGCATGCGTTACCCGTGGCCGCTCGTTTAA
- a CDS encoding IS481 family transposase produces the protein MSHPNAFLAPRGRLQLAKCVVDDGWPLRRAAERFQVSVPTAARWAGRYREHGEDGMEDRSSRPLRCPSRTPQRRERRIIALRVNRRWGPARIGYLLGIHPSTVHKVLSRFGLAKLSWLDRATGRVIRRYEHEKPGDMIHVDIKKLGRIPDGGGHRVMDRAAGKRNKTGTEANRRPGYAYLHNAVDDHSRFAYTEILEDEKKETAAGFWERANEAFNAAGITVKRVLTDNGSCYRSHAFKDALGPDITHKRTRPYRPQTNGKVERFNRTMLEEWAYARPYTSEAERVAAFPAWLHDYNHHRGHTSLKGQPPASRVTNLSG, from the coding sequence ATGTCCCACCCTAATGCTTTTCTCGCTCCCCGGGGACGGCTGCAGCTGGCCAAGTGCGTCGTCGATGACGGGTGGCCGTTGCGTCGGGCTGCGGAGCGGTTCCAGGTGTCCGTGCCGACAGCGGCACGCTGGGCCGGCCGTTACCGTGAACACGGCGAGGACGGGATGGAGGACCGCTCCAGCCGCCCACTGAGGTGTCCCTCGCGGACCCCGCAGCGGCGGGAGCGGCGGATCATCGCCCTGCGCGTGAACCGGCGGTGGGGGCCGGCCCGGATCGGGTATCTGCTGGGCATCCACCCATCCACCGTGCACAAGGTCCTGTCCCGGTTCGGGCTGGCGAAACTGTCCTGGCTGGACCGTGCCACGGGCCGGGTGATCCGCCGCTACGAGCACGAGAAGCCCGGCGACATGATCCACGTCGACATCAAGAAACTCGGACGCATCCCCGACGGCGGCGGGCACCGCGTCATGGACAGGGCAGCGGGCAAGAGGAACAAGACCGGAACCGAAGCGAACCGGCGCCCCGGCTACGCCTACCTGCACAACGCCGTGGATGACCACTCCCGCTTCGCCTACACCGAGATCCTCGAAGACGAGAAGAAAGAGACCGCCGCCGGCTTCTGGGAACGCGCCAACGAGGCCTTCAACGCCGCCGGCATCACCGTGAAGCGCGTCCTGACAGACAACGGCTCCTGCTACCGCTCCCACGCCTTCAAAGACGCCCTGGGCCCGGACATCACGCACAAACGAACCCGGCCCTACCGCCCCCAGACCAACGGCAAAGTCGAGCGCTTCAACCGCACCATGCTCGAGGAATGGGCCTACGCCCGCCCCTACACCTCAGAGGCCGAGCGCGTTGCCGCTTTCCCGGCCTGGCTCCATGACTACAATCATCATCGAGGCCACACCTCACTCAAGGGTCAGCCACCAGCAAGCCGCGTCACTAACCTCAGTGGGTAA
- the metH gene encoding methionine synthase: MPRFALDIESVPRPVRSQELLDAVNHRVVIADGAMGTMLQDRELSLEADFLGLEGCNEILNATRPDVLADIHDAYFAVGIDAVETNTFGANWSNLSDYGIDDRIEELARKGAGIARERAEAAEKTDGRMRWVLGSMGPGTKLPSLGHTSYDYLKQTFALQAGGLIDGGADAFLIETSQDLLQTKAAVNGCKQAIVARGIRLPIFVEVTVETTGTMLMGSEIGAALTALEPLGVDAIGLNCATGPDEMSEHLRHLSKQSSVAIACMPNAGLPVLGANGAHYPLSPTELATAHEQFVREFGLGLVGGCCGTTPEHMAAVVERLAPLRTSAAVTSGGRGADGSRVPTEREAGIASLYHHVNFDQESAYLAIGERTNANGSKAFRQAMLDERWDDCVDIARGQVRVGAHLLDVCIDYVGRDGVADMKEIVSRFASASTLPLVIDSTEPPVLQAGLELIGGRPVINSVNYEDGDGPDSRFGRIMPLVKEHGTAVIALTIDEQGQARTTEGKVAIASRLIDALVGEWGMRVEDIIVDALTFPIATGQEETRRDGIETIEAIRQITAKYPGIHTTLGVSNVSFGLNPAARMALNSVFLHEAVQAGLSSGIIDAAKIVPLASLPEEQRKVALDLVWDRREYDADGNVTYDPLNSMLDLFAGVDTAALKDQRAAELAALPTGERLQRRIIDGEGKGLEEDLDLARAEGMTPLGIINDQLLEGMKVVGERFGAGEMQLPFVLQSAEVMKNAVALLEPHMEKSDSSGKGTMVIATVRGDVHDIGKNLVDIILTNNGYKVINIGIKQGIAEIMAAAEDHNADVIGMSGLLVKSTVVMKENLAELQSRGLAKKWPIILGGAALTRAYVEQDLAEQFEGTVRYAKDAFEGLALMEPLVQVARGADPDTVGLPPLKKRIHKGGPKFTVTEPEAMPGRSDVAADNHVPSPPFWGTRIVRGVALHDYAAMLDERATFMGQWGLKPGRGDDGASYEELVEREGRPRLRYWLDRILGEGMLDASVAYGYFPVVSEGEQVVVLHHGEDHDGVLGTAGLLAPDGGSGGPIGTERLRFDFPRQRRDRHLCLADFVRSRESGQVDVLPVQLVTAGSKIEEVTSELFAGNHYRDYYELNGLVMQLTEALAEFWHARIRSELGFAAEEPKDKAGLFKLDYRGARFSLGYPACPDMEDRRKVTELLKPERMGVVLSDELMLHPEQSTDAFVFHHPEAKYFKV, from the coding sequence ATGCCTCGTTTTGCGCTTGATATTGAGTCCGTCCCACGCCCCGTCCGTTCGCAGGAACTGCTGGATGCAGTGAACCACCGGGTCGTCATTGCCGACGGGGCGATGGGCACCATGTTGCAGGACCGGGAACTGTCGCTTGAGGCCGATTTCCTGGGGCTGGAAGGCTGCAACGAGATCCTCAATGCCACGCGACCGGATGTCCTCGCGGACATTCATGACGCGTACTTCGCCGTGGGCATCGATGCGGTGGAAACCAACACCTTCGGCGCCAACTGGTCAAACCTCTCCGACTACGGCATCGACGACCGGATTGAGGAGCTCGCCCGCAAGGGGGCGGGGATCGCCCGCGAACGCGCTGAGGCGGCAGAAAAAACAGACGGACGGATGCGCTGGGTCCTGGGCTCGATGGGTCCGGGCACCAAGCTCCCCAGCCTCGGCCACACCAGCTACGACTACCTCAAGCAGACCTTCGCCCTGCAGGCCGGGGGCCTCATCGACGGGGGAGCGGATGCCTTCCTCATCGAGACAAGCCAGGACCTCCTGCAGACCAAAGCCGCGGTCAACGGCTGCAAGCAGGCGATCGTGGCCCGCGGCATCCGGCTCCCGATCTTCGTCGAGGTGACCGTCGAAACCACCGGAACCATGCTGATGGGCTCCGAGATCGGCGCCGCGCTCACCGCGCTCGAGCCGCTCGGCGTCGACGCCATCGGCCTGAACTGTGCCACCGGGCCGGATGAGATGAGCGAGCACCTGCGCCACCTCTCCAAACAGTCCTCCGTGGCGATCGCCTGCATGCCCAACGCCGGCCTGCCCGTCCTTGGTGCCAACGGCGCGCACTATCCGCTCTCGCCCACCGAACTCGCCACCGCGCACGAGCAGTTCGTGCGGGAATTCGGCCTCGGCCTGGTGGGCGGCTGCTGCGGTACGACGCCGGAGCACATGGCCGCCGTCGTCGAACGTCTTGCGCCCTTGCGCACCAGCGCCGCCGTCACCAGCGGCGGGAGGGGCGCCGACGGCAGCCGCGTTCCCACCGAGCGTGAAGCCGGCATCGCTTCCCTCTACCATCATGTGAATTTCGACCAGGAGTCCGCGTACCTCGCCATTGGCGAACGCACCAACGCTAACGGTTCGAAGGCGTTCCGCCAGGCGATGCTCGACGAGCGCTGGGACGATTGCGTCGACATCGCCCGCGGGCAGGTCCGCGTCGGTGCGCACCTGCTCGATGTCTGTATTGACTATGTGGGGCGCGACGGCGTCGCCGACATGAAGGAGATCGTCTCCCGTTTCGCGTCGGCCTCCACGCTCCCGCTCGTCATCGACTCCACCGAACCGCCCGTGCTGCAGGCCGGGCTCGAACTCATCGGCGGACGCCCCGTGATTAACTCCGTCAACTACGAGGACGGCGACGGCCCGGACAGCCGCTTCGGGCGCATCATGCCGCTCGTGAAGGAACACGGTACCGCCGTGATCGCCCTGACCATCGACGAGCAGGGCCAGGCACGCACCACCGAGGGCAAGGTGGCCATCGCCTCCCGCCTCATCGACGCTCTGGTGGGCGAATGGGGCATGCGCGTGGAAGACATCATCGTCGACGCCCTGACCTTCCCCATCGCCACCGGCCAGGAAGAGACCCGCCGGGACGGCATCGAAACGATCGAGGCCATCCGCCAGATCACCGCGAAGTACCCCGGAATCCACACCACGCTCGGCGTCTCGAACGTGTCGTTCGGCCTGAACCCGGCGGCGCGCATGGCCCTGAACTCGGTGTTCCTGCACGAGGCCGTGCAGGCCGGCCTGTCCAGCGGCATCATCGACGCCGCCAAGATCGTGCCGCTCGCTTCCCTTCCGGAGGAGCAGCGCAAGGTGGCGCTGGACCTCGTCTGGGACCGCCGGGAATACGACGCCGACGGCAACGTCACGTACGACCCCCTGAATAGCATGCTGGACCTTTTCGCCGGCGTCGACACCGCAGCGCTGAAGGACCAGCGCGCCGCGGAACTTGCGGCGCTGCCCACCGGCGAACGCCTGCAACGGCGCATCATCGACGGCGAAGGCAAGGGCCTCGAAGAGGACCTCGACCTGGCGCGCGCCGAGGGCATGACCCCGCTCGGCATCATCAACGACCAGCTGCTCGAGGGCATGAAGGTTGTGGGCGAGCGCTTCGGTGCCGGCGAGATGCAGCTGCCGTTCGTGCTGCAGTCCGCCGAGGTGATGAAGAACGCTGTCGCCCTGCTTGAGCCGCACATGGAGAAGTCGGATTCTTCGGGTAAGGGCACCATGGTGATCGCCACTGTGCGCGGCGATGTGCACGACATCGGCAAGAACCTGGTGGACATCATCCTCACCAACAACGGCTACAAAGTCATCAACATCGGCATCAAGCAGGGGATCGCCGAGATCATGGCCGCAGCCGAGGACCATAACGCCGACGTGATCGGCATGTCCGGCCTGCTGGTGAAGTCCACTGTGGTGATGAAGGAGAACCTCGCCGAACTGCAGTCCCGTGGCCTCGCGAAGAAGTGGCCCATCATCCTCGGCGGCGCAGCCCTGACCCGCGCCTACGTGGAGCAGGACCTGGCGGAGCAGTTCGAAGGAACCGTCAGATACGCCAAGGACGCCTTTGAGGGCCTCGCACTCATGGAACCGCTGGTGCAGGTGGCCCGCGGCGCTGACCCGGACACCGTCGGCCTTCCGCCGCTGAAGAAACGGATCCACAAAGGCGGCCCGAAGTTCACGGTGACCGAACCGGAGGCAATGCCCGGCCGTTCCGACGTCGCCGCCGACAACCACGTGCCGTCGCCGCCGTTCTGGGGCACACGCATCGTTCGCGGCGTGGCACTCCACGACTACGCGGCCATGCTCGACGAGCGCGCCACCTTCATGGGGCAGTGGGGGCTCAAGCCCGGCCGCGGCGATGACGGCGCCTCCTATGAGGAACTGGTGGAACGTGAAGGCCGGCCGCGCCTGCGGTACTGGCTGGACCGCATCCTCGGCGAAGGCATGCTCGATGCGTCCGTCGCCTACGGCTATTTCCCGGTGGTCTCCGAGGGGGAGCAGGTGGTGGTGCTGCACCACGGAGAGGACCACGACGGCGTCCTCGGCACCGCGGGACTGCTCGCCCCCGACGGCGGATCCGGCGGTCCGATCGGCACCGAGCGGCTGCGGTTCGACTTCCCGCGCCAACGCCGCGACCGGCACCTGTGCCTCGCCGACTTCGTGCGCTCGCGCGAATCGGGCCAGGTGGACGTGCTTCCGGTGCAGCTGGTCACCGCCGGCTCGAAGATCGAGGAGGTGACTTCCGAGCTGTTCGCCGGGAACCACTACCGCGACTACTACGAGCTCAACGGCCTGGTCATGCAGCTCACCGAGGCGCTGGCGGAATTCTGGCATGCGCGCATCCGCTCAGAGCTGGGTTTCGCGGCCGAGGAGCCGAAGGACAAGGCCGGCCTGTTCAAGCTCGATTACCGCGGTGCGCGGTTCTCGCTCGGGTACCCCGCGTGCCCTGACATGGAGGACCGCCGCAAGGTGACGGAGCTCCTGAAACCCGAGCGGATGGGCGTGGTGCTGAGCGATGAGCTGATGCTGCACCCCGAGCAGTCCACCGACGCGTTCGTGTTCCACCACCCGGAGGCGAAGTACTTCAAGGTGTGA